One window of Cystobacter fuscus DSM 2262 genomic DNA carries:
- a CDS encoding VTC domain-containing protein yields MSPPLPSPPLASQQDHERRFLPSRAALDDFMRATRPWTQPCVYDARLPFAFTRTTYFDTEDLRFLDSCRHGHTQRLRLREYAGSASLSEPPVLTGTRFLEMKTNTGQRRTKVRLPVSPREAVALLAGGSLDEDSAAARLLCDSPHGPVRPWVTAWYRRGTYANADASVRFTVDEDLVFAFPPRPTGPGAPAMPERLIRHAPAILLEVKWRANSPPWLRDCLRNLEVFETQDSKFEQGMRWRLDAEMDLP; encoded by the coding sequence ATGAGTCCTCCCCTCCCCTCCCCCCCCCTCGCGTCGCAGCAGGACCATGAGCGGCGCTTCCTGCCCTCCCGCGCGGCGCTGGATGACTTCATGCGGGCCACCCGCCCCTGGACCCAACCCTGTGTGTATGACGCCCGCCTGCCATTCGCCTTCACGCGGACGACCTACTTCGACACCGAGGACTTGCGCTTCCTGGACTCCTGCCGCCATGGACATACGCAGCGGCTGCGGCTCCGGGAGTACGCGGGAAGTGCCTCCCTGTCCGAGCCTCCCGTGCTCACCGGCACGCGCTTCCTGGAGATGAAGACCAACACGGGTCAGCGGCGCACCAAGGTCCGCCTCCCCGTGTCCCCGCGCGAAGCGGTGGCCCTGCTGGCGGGCGGGTCCCTCGACGAGGACAGCGCAGCGGCCCGGCTGCTGTGCGACAGTCCCCATGGCCCCGTCCGCCCCTGGGTGACGGCCTGGTACCGGCGCGGCACCTACGCGAACGCCGACGCCAGCGTGCGATTCACCGTGGACGAGGATCTCGTGTTCGCCTTCCCGCCCCGGCCCACCGGCCCGGGCGCGCCCGCCATGCCCGAGCGGCTCATCCGTCACGCTCCCGCCATCCTGCTGGAGGTGAAGTGGCGGGCGAACAGCCCGCCGTGGCTGCGCGACTGTCTGCGAAACCTGGAGGTTTTCGAGACCCAGGACTCGAAGTTCGAACAAGGCATGCGCTGGCGCCTGGACGCGGAGATGGACCTGCCATGA
- a CDS encoding efflux RND transporter periplasmic adaptor subunit — MHFDRNRTSFLSTLALLSALGAGACKSPEAPPPAAPPAVEVGTITVRPSTIPVLDELPGRIAPTRVAEVRPRVSGIIVERVFRQGGSVKAGDVLFKIDSSLFEVERASARAVLVKAEATAAEARQQGERGEKLMASGVITQEQHEALRAALQRAEADVAVARAAVRRAEINLDYTTIRAPISGRIGRALVTEGALVSQGDPTALAVIQQLDPIYADFTQPAMELHRLRQAFKDGRIQGVTPEQANVRLVLDDGSLYSTPGKLLFSDVTVDPGSGQLTLRGEFPNPDAELLPGMYVRGQVEQGSLSEALAVPQQAIQRDNAGKSQVFVVASNGTAEVRPVRTSRVYQNHAVIQQGLKAGDQVIVEGFQKIAAGAPVKPVAWTAPGTDVTPSQTR, encoded by the coding sequence ATGCACTTCGATCGAAACCGGACTTCCTTCCTCTCCACCCTCGCTCTCTTGTCCGCTCTCGGGGCCGGGGCCTGCAAGTCCCCTGAAGCGCCCCCACCGGCCGCTCCCCCGGCCGTGGAGGTGGGTACGATCACGGTGCGGCCCTCGACCATTCCGGTGCTCGATGAGCTGCCGGGGCGCATCGCTCCGACACGGGTCGCCGAGGTGCGTCCGCGTGTGTCCGGCATCATCGTCGAGCGCGTCTTCCGGCAGGGGGGCAGCGTGAAGGCGGGGGACGTGCTCTTCAAGATCGACTCCTCGCTGTTCGAGGTCGAGCGCGCGAGCGCCAGGGCCGTGCTGGTCAAGGCCGAGGCCACGGCCGCCGAGGCGCGCCAGCAGGGAGAGCGGGGCGAGAAGCTCATGGCCAGCGGTGTCATCACCCAGGAGCAGCACGAGGCGCTCCGGGCGGCGCTCCAGCGGGCCGAGGCCGATGTCGCCGTGGCCCGGGCGGCGGTGCGCCGCGCGGAAATCAACCTGGACTACACGACGATCCGCGCGCCCATCAGCGGGAGGATCGGCCGGGCCCTGGTGACGGAAGGCGCCCTGGTGAGCCAGGGAGATCCCACGGCGCTCGCGGTCATCCAGCAGCTCGATCCCATCTACGCGGACTTCACCCAGCCCGCGATGGAGCTCCACCGTCTGCGCCAGGCGTTCAAGGACGGGCGCATCCAGGGCGTCACCCCCGAGCAGGCCAACGTCCGGCTGGTGCTCGATGATGGCTCCCTCTACTCGACGCCGGGCAAGCTGCTCTTCTCGGACGTGACGGTGGATCCCGGCAGCGGCCAGTTGACGCTGCGGGGCGAGTTCCCCAATCCGGACGCCGAGCTTCTTCCGGGCATGTACGTGCGGGGACAGGTCGAGCAGGGCTCGCTGAGCGAGGCGCTCGCCGTGCCCCAGCAGGCCATCCAGCGGGACAACGCGGGCAAGTCCCAGGTCTTCGTGGTCGCGTCCAATGGCACCGCCGAGGTGCGCCCGGTGCGCACCTCCCGCGTCTACCAGAACCATGCGGTGATCCAGCAGGGCCTCAAGGCGGGTGATCAGGTCATCGTCGAGGGCTTCCAGAAGATCGCCGCGGGCGCACCGGTCAAGCCGGTGGCCTGGACCGCGCCTGGAACCGACGTCACTCCCTCCCAGACTCGATAG
- a CDS encoding RCC1 repeat-containing protein, with translation MRISAPWWMSRLLAVWLGVLLGGGCGQPGGISEEPEVRDSSLLGSWARARVAAGMHHSLVVRLDGTVWAAGDNSDGQLGDGTTVSRHVPVRVHGLRGVAAVAAGTDHSLALRHDGTVWAWGGNALGQLGDGSSDSHSEPVRVRGLSGVVAVSAGEGHSLALHRDGTVWAWGDNALGQLGDGTSDSHSEPVRVPGLSGVVAVSAGDNHSLALRSDGSVWAWGDNNSDQLGGAPGAQSYSVPWRLEDLSEVVAVAAGGNHSLAVRADGTVWAWGDNFAGQLGDGNILTTRWLPKQVQGLSGVVAASAGWAHSMVALSDGSVWAWGNNTSGQLGNGISVGYGALPEQVQGLRGVMAVAAGGLYSLALRSDGTLWAWGSNDHGQRGDGSTVYLSSSVRVRWLSGVVAMAAGSAHSLAVRSDGTLWAWGANYYGQLGDGTRKDHDTPKRVQGLSRVVAVAAGDGHSIALCADGTVWTWGYNHDGQLAHGSTNDSPVPLHVRELSGVVAVAAGALHSLAVLSDGSVWAWGYNRQGQLGDGSLSSSAEPVRVQGLSGVAAVSAGLNHSLARGTDGGVWAWGGNSFGQLGEGTTSNALVPVRVRGLSGVETISAGFNHSLARASDGGLWAWGGNYTGQLGDGTTSNSSVPVRVQGLSGVAAVFAGLNHSLAVRTDGSVWAWGINSFGQLGEGTTNTSFAPVRVQGLSGMETVAAGSLHSLSVGSDGSMWSWGNNHHGQLGHGLPGRSPTPVRSLLY, from the coding sequence ATGCGAATCAGCGCGCCGTGGTGGATGAGCAGGTTGTTGGCGGTCTGGCTCGGAGTCTTGTTGGGGGGTGGTTGTGGCCAGCCGGGTGGCATCTCTGAAGAGCCGGAGGTGCGGGACTCTTCTCTGCTGGGTTCGTGGGCACGAGCTCGCGTCGCGGCGGGAATGCATCACTCCCTGGTCGTGCGCCTGGATGGAACGGTCTGGGCGGCGGGTGACAACTCGGACGGCCAATTGGGGGATGGGACCACAGTTTCTCGCCACGTGCCGGTGCGAGTCCACGGATTGAGAGGGGTTGCGGCCGTGGCCGCGGGCACCGATCACTCGCTGGCACTGCGCCATGATGGCACCGTGTGGGCCTGGGGTGGCAATGCCTTGGGCCAGTTGGGAGACGGCTCCTCGGACAGTCACTCCGAGCCGGTGCGGGTGCGAGGGCTGAGCGGAGTGGTGGCCGTCTCCGCGGGCGAGGGCCATTCACTGGCACTGCACCGGGACGGCACCGTGTGGGCCTGGGGCGACAATGCCTTGGGCCAATTGGGAGATGGGACCTCGGACAGCCACTCCGAGCCGGTGCGGGTGCCAGGGTTGAGCGGAGTGGTGGCCGTGTCGGCGGGTGACAACCACTCGCTGGCGCTGCGCTCCGATGGCTCCGTGTGGGCCTGGGGCGACAACAACTCCGACCAACTGGGCGGGGCCCCTGGTGCGCAGAGCTATTCCGTGCCATGGCGGTTGGAAGACCTGAGTGAGGTGGTGGCCGTGGCCGCGGGCGGTAATCACTCCCTGGCGGTGCGCGCCGACGGCACCGTGTGGGCCTGGGGCGACAACTTCGCCGGCCAGTTGGGAGACGGAAACATCCTGACCACCCGCTGGCTGCCGAAGCAGGTCCAGGGATTGAGCGGGGTGGTGGCCGCGTCCGCGGGCTGGGCCCACTCGATGGTGGCGCTCTCCGATGGCAGCGTGTGGGCCTGGGGCAACAACACCTCCGGTCAGCTAGGCAATGGCATCTCGGTGGGATACGGCGCCCTGCCGGAACAGGTGCAGGGCCTGCGTGGGGTGATGGCCGTGGCGGCTGGCGGTCTCTACTCGCTGGCGCTGCGCTCCGACGGCACCCTCTGGGCCTGGGGCTCCAACGACCATGGCCAGCGGGGAGATGGTTCCACGGTCTATCTCTCCTCGTCGGTGCGGGTGCGATGGCTGAGCGGGGTGGTGGCCATGGCCGCGGGCTCCGCTCATTCCCTGGCGGTGCGTTCAGATGGCACCCTCTGGGCCTGGGGGGCCAACTACTACGGCCAGCTCGGGGATGGGACCCGGAAGGATCACGACACGCCGAAGCGGGTGCAGGGGCTGAGCAGGGTGGTGGCCGTGGCCGCGGGAGATGGTCATTCGATCGCGCTGTGCGCCGACGGCACCGTGTGGACCTGGGGCTACAACCATGACGGTCAGCTGGCGCATGGCTCCACGAACGACAGCCCCGTGCCGCTGCATGTGCGAGAGCTGAGCGGGGTGGTGGCCGTGGCCGCGGGCGCGCTGCACTCGCTGGCGGTGCTCTCCGACGGCTCCGTGTGGGCCTGGGGTTACAACAGACAGGGTCAGCTGGGGGATGGCAGCCTGAGCAGCAGTGCCGAGCCGGTGCGGGTACAGGGGCTGAGCGGGGTGGCCGCCGTGTCCGCTGGCCTCAACCACTCGCTGGCGAGGGGCACCGATGGCGGCGTGTGGGCCTGGGGCGGCAACTCCTTCGGCCAGTTGGGAGAGGGCACCACGAGCAACGCCCTGGTGCCGGTGCGGGTGCGGGGGTTGAGCGGGGTGGAGACGATTTCCGCTGGCTTCAACCACTCGCTGGCGAGGGCCTCCGATGGTGGCCTGTGGGCCTGGGGCGGCAACTACACCGGTCAACTGGGTGATGGGACCACGAGCAACAGTTCCGTGCCGGTACGGGTGCAGGGGCTGAGCGGCGTGGCGGCCGTGTTCGCTGGCCTCAACCACTCGCTGGCGGTGCGCACCGACGGTTCCGTGTGGGCCTGGGGCATCAACTCTTTCGGCCAGTTGGGGGAAGGGACCACGAACACCAGCTTCGCGCCGGTACGGGTGCAGGGGCTGAGTGGGATGGAGACGGTGGCCGCTGGTTCTCTTCACTCGCTGTCCGTGGGCTCCGACGGCTCCATGTGGTCCTGGGGGAACAACCACCACGGCCAGCTGGGCCATGGGCTTCCCGGAAGATCACCCACCCCTGTTCGCTCCCTGCTGTATTGA
- a CDS encoding CotH kinase family protein yields MHRSPRLGALATVVVAFTSACGGGSETIEGWSEESHGKNAAPAYAVVFPQEQVKRFDLIIAPTDWQTMQDDMTAMAGEFGAGGGMGPGGGGGGPGGGSPGGAIPAELTEPCVDKAAGDACTATFQGNTFTSTCAQGPGGAQLLCRPRSGGGGAPPGGGGGDILPNTPVYVPATFKFEGKTWPYIGVRMKGNSSLSQTWRSGVSKLPLRLSFDKFEDEHPETQDQRFYGFKTLSLGNGAADASLMRDKIASDLFRESGVPAPRTAFVALYVDHGEGSQYWGLYTLDEDIDNNSLLDGYFGEHKGALYEADGTGARWGTFDEASFDIQANEEIGWTPVQEAINALHSDRSDAAAWRARLEQKLNVQGFLKWLAVNTVVQNWDAYGAMSHNYYLYAHSQENGRLHWITWDHDRSMGESMGRSTSLTYDTTDATWPLIRYLLDDPTYKADYTKYALEAANGVMAPESFQARLRAAHELITPWVVGENAEQPGYTFLSSPQAFIDAFSGTNGLLSFAARRQGEVQTALGANP; encoded by the coding sequence ATGCACCGAAGTCCGCGCCTTGGAGCACTCGCCACCGTCGTCGTCGCCTTCACCTCCGCGTGTGGAGGGGGCAGCGAAACCATCGAAGGATGGAGCGAGGAGTCTCACGGCAAGAACGCCGCTCCCGCCTATGCCGTCGTCTTTCCCCAGGAGCAGGTGAAGAGGTTCGACCTCATCATCGCCCCCACGGACTGGCAGACCATGCAGGACGACATGACCGCCATGGCGGGCGAGTTCGGCGCGGGTGGCGGCATGGGCCCGGGAGGGGGCGGTGGAGGCCCGGGTGGCGGCAGCCCGGGAGGCGCGATACCCGCGGAGCTCACCGAGCCGTGCGTGGACAAGGCCGCGGGAGATGCCTGCACCGCCACCTTCCAGGGAAACACCTTCACCAGTACCTGCGCGCAGGGTCCGGGAGGCGCGCAGCTCCTCTGCAGGCCGCGGTCCGGTGGCGGTGGTGCTCCGCCGGGGGGTGGTGGCGGGGACATCCTCCCCAACACGCCCGTCTACGTGCCCGCGACCTTCAAGTTCGAGGGCAAGACCTGGCCCTACATCGGCGTGCGCATGAAGGGCAATTCCTCGCTGTCACAGACCTGGCGCAGTGGTGTGTCCAAGCTGCCGCTGCGTCTGAGCTTCGACAAGTTCGAGGATGAGCATCCCGAGACGCAGGATCAGCGCTTCTACGGCTTCAAGACGCTGTCGCTGGGCAATGGCGCGGCCGACGCGTCACTCATGCGCGACAAGATCGCCTCGGACCTCTTCCGCGAGTCCGGTGTGCCCGCCCCCCGCACCGCCTTCGTCGCCCTGTACGTGGACCATGGCGAGGGCTCCCAGTACTGGGGCCTCTACACGCTCGACGAGGACATCGACAACAACTCGCTGCTCGACGGCTACTTCGGGGAACACAAGGGCGCGCTCTACGAGGCCGATGGCACCGGCGCCCGCTGGGGCACCTTCGACGAGGCGTCCTTCGACATCCAGGCCAACGAGGAGATTGGCTGGACTCCCGTGCAGGAAGCCATCAACGCCCTCCATTCGGACCGGAGCGACGCGGCCGCCTGGCGCGCGCGCCTCGAGCAGAAGCTGAACGTGCAGGGCTTCCTCAAGTGGCTCGCGGTCAACACCGTGGTCCAGAACTGGGACGCCTACGGCGCCATGTCCCACAACTACTATCTCTACGCCCACTCCCAGGAGAACGGCCGGCTGCATTGGATCACCTGGGACCATGATCGCTCCATGGGCGAGAGCATGGGCCGCTCCACGTCCCTGACGTACGACACCACCGACGCCACCTGGCCGCTCATCCGCTACCTGCTCGACGACCCCACCTACAAGGCCGACTACACGAAGTACGCGCTGGAGGCCGCGAACGGGGTGATGGCGCCGGAGTCGTTCCAGGCCCGCTTGCGCGCGGCGCATGAACTCATCACCCCCTGGGTGGTGGGCGAGAACGCCGAACAGCCGGGCTACACCTTCCTGAGCTCGCCCCAGGCGTTCATCGACGCGTTCAGTGGCACCAATGGGCTGCTGAGCTTCGCCGCCCGGCGCCAGGGTGAGGTCCAGACGGCCCTGGGAGCCAACCCATGA
- a CDS encoding SGNH/GDSL hydrolase family protein → MNKNHFPSWFRQFAKTTLVMACAVHSGQAVGHEKAAVIDGWVGTWAASPQASGDTFNAQTLRQIVRTSIGGSVVRVEVSNQFGSQPLRIANVRIALRGNGSSIVSGTDRAITFGGSTQITLPVGTRLTSDPIQFQVPAFGDVAISMYLPGATGPATAHQTGQQTNYIAPGDVGSSVNLSSVGTTGSYYFLTNLDVQNPQALGSVVTLGASITDGVGSNFNGNDRWPNVLAKRLLQQGIQVGVLNQGISGNRSLADGAGLSAEHRFDSDVLAQPGVRWVIYSDDPINDLMASPQPTATQLIDVLKRLIAKAHQNQIKFFCSTLTPYEGTTGWTSSQEQARQQFNGFVRSAASGCDAVIDQDTATHDPAKPTWFLPAFDTGDHLHPNVAGLAAIAHAVDLGLFTAPPSTPLPPVQPPSECGALSPGQGLTRGQSLVSCDGRFSLTLQNDGNLVLYHGSTPLFATGTVGSTAAEVLFQQDGNLVEYDSAGQVLWQTRTAGQGGAMFYLQNDGNLVIYDSAGSPLWASNTVTPMAP, encoded by the coding sequence ATGAACAAGAATCATTTTCCATCTTGGTTCCGCCAGTTCGCCAAGACCACGCTGGTGATGGCCTGTGCCGTACACAGCGGCCAGGCCGTTGGACACGAAAAAGCGGCGGTGATCGACGGGTGGGTGGGAACCTGGGCCGCGTCTCCACAGGCAAGCGGTGACACCTTCAATGCGCAGACACTGCGCCAGATCGTGCGCACCAGCATTGGCGGGTCGGTCGTGCGAGTGGAAGTGTCCAACCAGTTCGGCTCGCAGCCGTTGCGGATCGCCAACGTGCGCATCGCGCTCCGGGGCAATGGTTCGTCGATCGTGTCCGGGACCGATCGCGCCATCACCTTCGGCGGGAGCACGCAAATCACGCTCCCAGTCGGGACCAGGCTGACCAGCGATCCGATCCAGTTCCAGGTGCCAGCGTTTGGAGATGTGGCCATCAGCATGTACCTGCCCGGTGCGACGGGCCCGGCCACGGCGCACCAGACGGGCCAGCAGACCAACTACATCGCCCCTGGTGATGTGGGAAGCAGCGTGAACCTGAGCAGCGTGGGTACCACCGGCAGCTACTACTTCCTCACCAACCTGGACGTGCAGAACCCCCAGGCATTGGGCAGCGTGGTCACCCTGGGCGCGTCGATCACCGATGGCGTGGGCAGCAATTTCAATGGCAATGACCGCTGGCCCAACGTCCTGGCGAAACGCCTGCTGCAACAAGGCATTCAAGTCGGCGTTCTCAATCAAGGCATCAGCGGCAACCGCAGCCTGGCCGATGGAGCCGGGTTGAGCGCCGAGCACCGGTTCGACTCCGACGTGCTGGCTCAACCGGGCGTCCGTTGGGTCATCTATTCCGACGATCCCATCAACGATCTGATGGCGTCGCCGCAGCCGACGGCCACGCAGCTCATCGATGTGCTCAAGCGCCTCATCGCCAAGGCCCATCAGAACCAGATCAAGTTCTTCTGCTCGACGCTGACGCCGTATGAAGGCACCACGGGATGGACGTCCAGCCAGGAGCAGGCCCGCCAGCAGTTCAACGGATTCGTGCGCAGCGCAGCGAGCGGCTGTGACGCGGTGATCGACCAGGACACGGCCACGCATGACCCGGCGAAGCCCACCTGGTTCTTGCCGGCATTCGACACCGGAGACCACCTGCATCCGAACGTCGCTGGACTGGCGGCCATCGCCCATGCAGTCGACCTCGGCCTCTTCACCGCGCCGCCCTCCACGCCTCTGCCCCCGGTGCAGCCTCCCTCGGAATGCGGAGCCCTGTCCCCGGGCCAGGGCTTGACGCGAGGACAGAGCCTGGTGTCTTGCGATGGTCGTTTCTCACTGACGTTGCAGAACGATGGCAATCTGGTTTTGTACCATGGCTCCACACCCCTCTTCGCCACGGGCACGGTAGGAAGCACGGCGGCGGAAGTGTTGTTCCAACAAGATGGAAACCTCGTTGAATACGATTCGGCCGGTCAGGTCCTGTGGCAGACCCGCACCGCTGGCCAGGGGGGCGCCATGTTCTATCTGCAGAACGATGGAAACCTCGTGATCTACGACTCGGCGGGCAGCCCGCTCTGGGCGTCCAACACCGTCACTCCCATGGCGCCATGA